CTGCCTCCATACTGCTTCCTGCAGCCTACTCTGGAAGGCCTTTAAGGGTTGTCTGATGTCTGGGCATTTCTCCCCAGGGTGGATGTTGCCAACGGGCCAAGCGTGTGTCAGGGGGGCTGTGAGGCCATCGTGGACACAGGAACTTCACTCATCACTGGCCCCTCCAAAGAAGTGAAGAAGATACAGGAGGCCATTGGTGCAAAACCACTCATAAAAGGCGAGGTGAGGCCAGTCTGAAAATGTGAGGGTCTCTGGCCATAACAGCACCTATGCTTGCACCCTACTTTGTACCCAAATGCTTGTTGAGACCCTAGTCTTCTGCTCCCTCTCATCTTTgttcccaggctgtgctcctggaaaagccactggcacagcagggacccTTTCATCTCTTCACCCTGGGCAGCATGCACTGCCCTATTCATGCTCGTGGTAGAAAGCCCAGGTCCCATGAACTTTGGGAAGCTTTGAGTGACCTCTGCCACCCATCTCTGGAAGGTGGAAGAGAAGGGATCTGAGTTGCAGCTGAGACGAAGCATTCACATTAATATGAGTCCAGAGACACTTTAATTAAAGTATATTTCATGCAAATGGCAACCCTTTGTATGAAAGTTTTCAACCATCAAAGCTAATCTCACAAGACTCTTTTCCCTCCCTAAAATTGTGGAAGAATATGGATTATAAAGGCCCTGTAGAAAAAAATTGCCTGTTCTGAAAGCTCTCCCAAATCAGAGCCATGAGCATTTGCTGGGCTTTTCTGCAGTGTTAGAGACCCGAAGCTGCAGCAACAGTTGGCTTAGACCTGCCATCATCCCCAAGGCTTGCCATTGTTAGTGAAACTGGTTTTGTCTGTGTACTGAGCCACAACTGCCTCTCCTCTGGTAAAAACCCCCAGCCATGCCACATCAGCTGTGGCATCCTAGGACTCAGCAGAGCCAAAAGCTGAATCCAACATCCTTTGGCTCCATGCCTATCCATAAAGCCCTCTTGCCCCTCAACTTGGAGCCCTAGGCAGGCTGCAGACTATTTATCCCAGCTCGAGCTTCTGCACTCTTAAGCTGAGCTGGTTTTAGGGAAAGCCACAGCAAAGATGTGACCGTGCTCAAGGAAGACTGTGGGAGAGTGTGGGAGGTCCAATCTAAAGCCTTTACTGTTGCAATTTCAGTACATAGTTCCCTGTGAAAAAGTGCCAACTCTGCCTGTCATCACAATGAAAATAGGAGGGGAGTCCTTCAACCTCACAGGAGACCAGTATGTCCTCAAGGTACGTCCAGGCAGATTTTTCCAGCCTTACACTTCTTCCCCAAGGCCCGGCTTTTGcttccactgaaacaaaacacgAGAGGAGCCAAAGCAGTGCTAGAGCTGGTGCTCAGGAAGAAATCTGAAAGGGTGGGgtgtcagggtggtggcactgcaGATGGATCCACGTAACTTCATCAAAGTCTCACAGGAATAAGACCCCCTGCATAGTGCTCATGAGGGATAGCAGGATGGTTAAGGAAGGGGAGGCAAGCTGTTGCATCACTTTCAACAAACATTTAGCTCTTTTCTCCTGCATTCTGGTGCCATGAGGCCAGCCTTATTATAGCAGAGGCCACCAGCCTGTCATTTAAGCCATCTGAATGAACTCGCAAGGACCATCTTGTGCAGATCTTCACCAGTGGCTCTAATTCAGAGCTGTGTGGGCTGGGAGGTTTATGGCCATGTGCAGCTTTGCTTGATGCTTTAGTGCTTAAAGGAGGGGGAGCTGGGTTTGCAGTCATAGAAGTGGTGGGTTGGGGGTCACTTTGGCAATCTGTGGATCTGTCTGGGAGAGGCTGAAACAAAGGCAGCCTTGCAGGTGTTCTTGCCAAGCCTGCAAGGTTGAGGAAAGGGAATGGCCTGCTTAAATTGAAGCTCTCACTCTTCTTTCTAGATGGGTGCACAAGGAGAGACTATCTGCATGAGTGGCTTTTCAGGCCTGGACATCCCACCCCCCGGGGGCCCACTCTGGATCCTGGGAGATGTCTTTATTGGACCTTACTACTCCGCCTTTGACCGTGATAACAACCGTGTTGGCTTTGCCACAAGTGCCTAAACAGCTGCCCCCCACTGCCTctgccacacacacacttaaacacacacacatgggaGCTGTAGAGAAAGGTTACCAGTATTAGAAATCCAGTGagtggaaaggagaaagaaaaaaaaaaggaaaaagaaattgaactagatttaaaattacatggaaaataGTCATTAGTGCCCTGCTAGCTACTTTTTCCACTCTGAGTAAGTGGTTCTGGGAGGTCTCTAGCTGACAACTCCAGCTGGAGTAGTCCCTTGCTTTACTGCTAGGTCTTCCAGTAGTTCTTTTTGAGAATGATTCTCAGAGCTGAACAAGGCCCTCTCACATCTCCCAGCACTGGTGTGCTtcctggggggagggggggcagCTGGCTGTAGCCAGCCCCTGGGACGTCTATTCGTGCAGAGAGGCTGTGCTACAGCTCTTGGATTTGGTCTTctgtgctgggggagagggACGAGGGAAGGCTGTCGTGCACATCAGTTCTTACTGCTTTTTCACTCATGAAGTGGGGGAGTGGATGGCCTGGGAGAATCTGTGTTTATGAACCCTCCTTGACAGGTTGAGGCAGTAACCAGTAGGTCATTTCTCGAGGAGTTTGTGCTGGTTTGGTCCTAGGAGAGCATGTCCTGTGCTGCAGCGATGGGGAAGCATGGAAATGTGCCCAGAGGATGAGTTTCAGAGCCTAAGGGCTGTGGTGGTGTGCTTTGTTTAGTGATGGCATTAgtgagagagctgggaggcaTGGTGTCCACATCCCTGACATAATGGGACATGGGTTTGTAGGGGGGCTCTAGGCAGTGGGACTTTTCAGTCAGTATGATTATTAAGAGGGTCAAGATAGGTTATAATAGAGGTTACTTGAATTCAGGGCCATGAAGGTCCAGCCTTCTGCTGAGCAAAGTCATGTGGCACAAGTTCTCTTGAGTTTAGTGACCTTCTCCCAGGTTCCCCAAACAGCAGATCTGCCCAGCTTCAACCACAGCCAGCGAGTTGAGAATAATGTTTCCTGAAGCAACTAAGTGATCTGTGAGCTGAAATCATTCTGGTAAAATATGTGTTTGTCAGACACATAAGAGCTTTTGGAAACATGATTCAAAGCATTTGGAACTGCCCAAAACTCAAGAGACAGTTGGCAGAACCAGCAAACCTCCTGGGCAGGAGGATGCCATGGTAGCTGCTGGACTTACATTcactttccctgctgccctgtcccaaAATCCAACTGCCTTTAACACCCTCTGTACCTGCTTTCCACTTCACTAATGCTGGTGAGGTGCGTTCATGTCCAGCTGTGTTGCAGAGAGAGTGAGGCACAATCCTGCTTCGGATTTAGCTGATTTAGCTGTGCACACAGATCCTCCCAGAGAGCCGGGATCTGCGTATGTGGAGCCActtgctgggctggcactggtAGGCAAACACTGGTGGAGCTGGGAGCATgataaaattagttttaagCAGTACTGGAAAGCAGAAGAGAGCCTGCCAAGAATCCCGGCCCCTGTGCTGGGAGTAAAAGACTCTCTTCATTTTCCCAGTGTGCTGGGTCAGGTCCTGAAGTTAAGGGAGTGGCAGCAGATAAGGAACAAAGCTTGGAGTGGCAGAAAGATAAGATCCGTGGCGGCCATGACCTCAAATCAGGCTAAACAGATGGCAAAATCCTGGCTATGCAAAATTCACTGATAATCCTGCCAGCAGTAGCAGTGGGGCTAAGAAATTTTTTGAGAAAGGTCTTTGGGCAGCGAGTTAATAGACAGTTTTGCCTAGTGGAATAAGTTTGGCATTATAACCATGCTTCACCTTGGGGGAGTCTGGCATAGACAGTGGGGACAGGCATAGGCACACATGGGACACATGCTTTGTCCCCTACAACCCCAGATGTGACAAATGCTGCTCCCCAAAGCTTGCTTCTGCCTCCTCAGAATcttcagctggagctctgcatcTGGACACCAAAGGACATCTGTTTTAGACTGGTCAGAGAACAGTAGcatgttaccaaaaaaaaatcttaagtaGCTGCTCCAAAATTAGCAAATATTCAGCACCTCTCCGTTAAGTGCTCCGAGTTCCTCCAAGTTCTGCTAcatcctttcccagccccaggattTCTTCAGCATGGGAAGACAGAGTTGGCCTCTCGGGTACCTGCTGAACAGACCTGATGTGAGGTGGAAGCTTGACATGGACCTGGCAGTGGCTTTTGAACATCTTCAGCCTCAGATTGAAGTGGGATGTGCAGCGCAGCCCCAGCCGGAGCCCTTTGGCCGTGGCTGTGCTGGGCGTGGTCCCAGCACAGTGACTCCAGGGGGCCGGGGTGTGTCAGCAGGCGGgaggcagctgcctgggaaagcATGGCCCAGAGTGATGCTCTGAGTGACACACTGTAGGATAGGCTGGAGGACCAGTTCACTGCAGTCTTCCCTGAATAGGTCTCCTCCCCCTGTTctgttatttgcatttttaaaccCATCTCTAATCGTGTGactggttttttaaaattattttgctgtcagAATTAATTGTCTCTTCACAGAAAAttgaacagaaaatacagtattttccCCATTAACTCTGAGAGTGGTCATTCTTTTGCGGTTTGAGATGACAAATTTTGTGGGTGTGTCTCCCTGACCTATTGTCCCTGGACATCTGGTCGCCCTCTTGTGTGGActcctctgtgtttcagaagagcttctccccttctctctgatAAGGAAACATGCTAGGACCCTGTTGGATTTGTCTTTTTCAATGGATTAAAACATAACTCAGCCTCTGCAAGGTGACATGACAATGCCACCTACCTGACCCAGCCCCACTGGGGCAGCAGGcagtcccagtgtccctgctaGCCTACAGGCTTCTCCTGGGGCCACACCTCCCCAGCTGAGTATTGCCAAGGGTAGTCCATTTACAGGGAATCAAGCTGTCCCCTGATCATCTGGACCCATTAGAACAAGCTCCTACTTAGGATTAGAACAAGTTCCTGCTTAGGATTTGGAGTGGTCCTGTAGCAGCCAAAGCAGAACTTCAGTTTCTAAGTTTGGCCTAAAATCAGCTAAGGTGTGAAGTCTGGAGAAGTCCTGTAGCCCAGTGATGAACATGGTGTAGGGTCTTTTCAACAATGTAGGAAAAATCCATCCCTCTTGCCTAGCTGTGTAATTTTTTGTCCTAGTTCTGCTGTATGGGAGCTGGAGACTGAAGCGGAATGAAGGCCCCATGTGCCAGGTGGAAGATAAGAGCTAATCCCTACTTTGAAAAAAGCATCATCTACATAAGCAAGATGGATGCAGCCAAGTCCCATCCCATCTTCTGAGCACAGATCTAAGCACACAGCTTAGCTGATTTCCCTACTGGCATGTCCTGAGCCTCTGTTCCCCCAGGATGCCTAAACTCCCCAATCAGCTGTTCCCCTATGTTAAAGAGATGGATTTAACCCAAAAGGGCTGGCTGGATCCTGAAAACAAATCATGCAGCCCACTGTTCCTCAATAGCCCAAGGGGAGAACAAGTCATCTGCTGCCAAATATTTATTGACAGGAATATGAGGGCCCTATTTTCTGCTGGGGGGATTCTGCCTAAGTCTTCAATCATGCTTTGTGTACAGAACATTACATCCCAGTGGGAGCAATCACAGCCTTGATCTTGGCCAAGAGCAAGAGAAGCCAAGAGCTGGAATTGCCCACCCATGCTTTTCCAGCAGGGAGCAAAGCACAcaccctgccccaggagcagcctgaaTGCAGCCCCACACTATCTTGCCCAGAAAGTCCTCAGGTTTAGTTCAGGCGCCCTGTTTATTGCACCATCTCTGCAGAACTCCATGCACATGACAATTTGGTATTTCACTCTTCATTAAATGTCTCCattggtgaaaaaaacccatcaattTTTTCATTACATGTCCCCTTAAGTAGTAAGGGGCTTggcactgacccccagggcTGTCTTCATGGACCAGATCCTTCTCCAATTCTGATTAGGGCTTTACCAAAAGCCCATTAACACAAtgtcttcttcctgctcaaGGAGAGGGAAGATGAGACCCCTCATTTATGGAGATGACTTGCTCATCTGGTTGGCTCAGCAATTTGTTCATTTGGGAAACTATTTTTACTCACCATGAATGACTAAGCACATCGTTTTGGGGGCTgatggcttttcctttttccgCTCTTtcttggatttatttatttttaggtttCTTTGGGAGGGAAGAGAAGCGGAGTGCAGAATGAAAGCTCAGAGAACAGGAGACAGAGATCAAGGAAGAGTGGGAAGATTGGATTTACCCCTCAGAGTCTCAGGCTGCCTGTTTATGGAACTTAGCAACCACTGAGCAATTTTATAGGGGTAATAGGAAAGGAGCATTCAGGAGGCTGTGGACTTTTGccttcagaaataataaaaaaaggcaaggtTAGGTTCTGCTAATGGCTTCTGAAGAGCTTGAGTAGGATTTGAGACAGAAGATTTTCTCACAGGTCTTACAGTGTTTGATGATGCTACAGCCCACATGTCTCTAATGTGATTATGTGAGAATTGCTTTGGGGCAGCAAGCATCCTTCTGTTCTGCTTGTCCCGTGCTTAGCACAAGGGGAAGCCAGCCTTGATGCCACAGTAATGCAGGCAATTATTCATACTCACCCCACCTTTTATTTGAAAGGAAAGTAGTCCTAGACTATATGGTTGAGGGCATGCATGCATGACCTTTGAAGATGCCCAGAAAATTGGAGGACGGTTAAAATAATGTAGAATATTGAGGGGTTTTATTCCTTCCATTTTTTATGTCAATTCCTTGAGGTCACATGAATGGTTGTTGAACCAGTGATGCTGCATATATGCCACTGTGGTCCACGTAATAAACCTCTCACCACTCACACTTAATATTGAGGAAGAAGATGCATCAGTCACCCAAAGACCAAAAAGTGCTCTGCAAACTGTAGGGATGACCTGGtacctggagaagaggaaaagcagccatTCAACCTCCCTGACCTTTCAGTCCTATTCATACCAGGGAAAGTGACTGTCTCTGTTGATCTCACATTCCCCTACACCACTCTGCTGCCTCTTCTTGCCTGCTCCAAACCTTCTCTGACCTTTTTCTCTGCTcaccctccatccctgcctgacATTAAGAAGAGGAGCAGCCTTACCCACAGAACTTGCCCCAGACAAATGAACAGCAGGCTCATCCGTAGCTCCAGTCTGCATCCATGGGATTTCATCGTTCCTCCTGAGCCTGCAGGGAGGATGCTCTGCGCAGCTGAGTTCGTCCAAGCCCTCTAGAAAAGCTGACGACAGCTGGCCatggctctgcctctcctgcaaACCTCTTAATCCCACAGGAGCATCACTCTCACCCTAGCACTGCCTCTGTTTCTTTGCAGCTTCTTGGAGAGAGATCTGGATCTCATCACAGGCAGCCATAGCAGTAATAAAACCTTCTTTACTTTGGCAGGACCCAACACCACTCCAGCAGCAATAAATCCTGAACCAGAGGGCAATTTGTCCTTTTTTAACCAATGCAGGCTTCAGAAGGATTAAGTTGGTCTCATGGAAAGTGGACCTTCTCCAGTCTCAGAGACCTTTGGATGTGCAAGATGTTGCCCCACATCAGACCAACCCACAGGGATGAACACAGGGTGGGTGCCCCTACACTGGAGCCAAACCTGCCTGTGAAGAGCTGAGTGAATTACCATCCTTATTTCTTAGCTCAGCACTTTGTGGGTAGGCTTAAGGCTTTTCCAGAggatttcccttcccttgcAGTTTCTGCTCACATGAACTTTTGTTCTGCCCACCCCGTTTCCAGTATTCTGGGGATTTCTCTGGTCCCcttccccagtgccacagctgaACTGCCTGCTGCAACAAGGCCACCTGCGCCAGGCTATGTCACTGCGGGGTGACACAGCGTGTCCTTGTGTCCTCACCCTCCCTGTGCATCCTCCTGAATGACCTGCAAGCTGTCCCTGCACGCcaccagctgctctccatcacCACGTCCCTGGGGGGACTCTACCGCCGCACCGTAGAGCTGGGATTCCGTGCAGTTTCCAGAGTGTTAGCAATGGGAGGTAGCaagcacatccctgctcctgagcACGGCCAAATCCTCCCGGGCTTGACCAGCCTTGCTGAcacccccaccccctcccctaAAGCAGCCCCGTGCCGTGCATCCCACCGCCGGAGTGCTCCCACCCCGCCTGCTCTGGGATTTGCTCCATGCCAGCAGGATCTATTACCGCACACACGGGATTTATCCCCTTTCCATTCATCCCCTCACCACCAGAGCCCGTTCTTCCCCACAGCATTGCATCACCACCACCTCCCCTTGTTAATTCCGCTCGTCCCCACGCACTCCTGCCACacttattttagtttttcaCCCAGGTCCATAGCGGTGAACCCGCAAACAAGGCTGCAGCGAGTCCCCGCTGCAAATGTCTctgtgggtgacactggggagagcagggccgAGCATCCCCCTCTGCTGCTCGGGGAAGCCGCTCGGCCGGGGCCCAGGAGGTGCCCTTCTCCAGCGGGGCGCtaccaggatgctccaagcaGGAGGTGACGTCCCAGTGGGGGGGACACGAGGAGAAGGGCTGAGACACAGAGGTGCTCTCCTGCGTGAAGCATGTTCGGGGGGAGACAGGGGGCTGCAGGTTGACCTTCCCATCCCCTAACTCCCTCCCTGCCTATCCCTGGTCCATGGGTGCCCCCCTCCCcgccctcccctcctccctcaaCTCCAGCGCCGAGGAAGCCGAGCCGGAGGCAGTGCTGAGCCGGATATGCAGCGACTCCCCGCATCCCTCCTTGTGAGTATCCCTCGCTCCTCCTGATGCCTTCGGAGGAGACcgatggacggacggacgggCAGCCAGAGGTGGACTAGTCTCTCCTATTTGCAAAGCTAGGGTGGAGGGGAACTTCTTCTAATatccccttccccatcctctgTCTTCAtcccctcttcccctcctcctcttcctccacctcctcagCCACGatacccttaaaaaaaaaaaaaggtggaggAAGGGGGATATGGGAAACCTGCTGGCAGGTGGAAGGAACCGGGAAATGGAATCACCGTAAAGACTAggactcagggaaaaaaaatccccccagaatgCCCACCCCCCtaaggaaggagggaggcagggcGGAGGGGCGGGCTGCTCTGCCGCACCGGGAGACCCGCTCCGCCCGCAGCCGAGCCGCCGGCTCCCATCCCGGCATGGGACAGAAAGGAGAAGGCCCCGACAGACCGACGGACAGGCGGGCGGGGAGGGCTGCGGGGGGCTGCAGCGCGGCCGCCTGGCAACTGCCTCGCAGCCCCCCGGCGCCTCCCAagtgtttctttctgcttttatttgtctcctttttttaaaaaggatgaTGTCCCCGGTGGTGGCTGGAAGGCGGGTCACGCAGGCCAgcgggcagcggcggggggAGGCCGTGGCAcggggggagggagagagggagggagggatgctgcccgccctgcccgcgCCTCTGCCcccgcccggggccgcggccggcGGCAGCTCCGCGCCGAGGCGGCGGCGTCGTGGTCCCCGGGTGTAGCGgtgctccctcctccctctcctgcctgccctactctcctccctctctcctctgcccactccctcactcctctccctgctctctcctcgGTCTCCCGgtccctctctgtctctcttgcCTTCCCCCCACGTCTCcccttctctgctccttctcccctttctcttttccccctgcccccagcctTTCCATCCCCTCACCCCCATTTTTGACGGGGGGGCTTTTGGCTTTGCCAGGGCAGAGCGCGGTGACACCGCGGCAGCCACCACGGAGAGGACACAGGACCCCCCCCTGGGCCCGCCATGCCCCTTTGAGGGGGTGGCCTGGACCCCGAGACCCCCGCAGGGCCCCCCGCAGGGCTGCTTCGCCTGCATCGCCAAGCCCCCAGCTCTCCGGCAAGCTTCGCCCGTCCTGTCTCCTTCTTCTGCCGTTTATCTCATGGAGAGCAAGAGCTGCAAAGGGGACAGCCTGCGGCCAGCGGTCCCATGCAAGCACTCGGTGGAGAAGAAGACGATGACCAACCCCACCACTGTCATCGAAATCTACCCCGACACCACCGAGGTGAATGACTACTATCTCTGGTCCATCTTCAACTTTGTATACCTCAACTTCTGCTGCCTCGGCTTCATCGCCTTGGCCTATTCATTGAAAGTGAGTACTGAGCACGGGGCTCGGGGTGCGGGGTGACCGGGCAGGGGGGAAGCATTCCAGGGTTGTTCTGATGTGAAACCCCACTTTGCTACCCAAATGAGAGGCTGCAGgcaatggggatggggatgggaagaGCTGAGGAGCCTGGGATGTTACTTCAGATGGGGAAGAGGTGCTTTCACTTGCTCCAAGTACGCTCAGAGGCTCCTCTGTACCGCGGTGCAGGGTGACAGGCAGGCAACACAGGGCTGCTTTGGCTCATGCTGCACCTGCAGGCATGCCGGCACTAGGTCCTTTATTTGGGATCCTGCCTGTTAGAGATCATCAGGAGAGGACCCAGCAGCATTGGATGGTCAGGCAGGAGCAGTAAGAAGCAGCCAGCCAGATTCAGCCGTCAGCTGGCAAGTTGCAGGGGGTAAGAAGCTTACAAAGTGCAGGGCAATCCTGCCTGTTTCTTTCTTGCCCTCTCCGTAATTAAAACACCAGAGCTCGTGGCCAGCTTCCCCCTGCCCAAGCCCTGTAAATCCCAAAACAAGGCCTGGAGACCTGCCAGCATCATGGGAACAGTGAGAAGGTGGAAGAGAGTGCAGGGGGCTTCCCACAGTGTCAGGCTGGGGGGATTGAGAGCTGTGTTGTTGGAGAGGGTGATGACGTGGAGCACAGCCCATGATGGAAATGGGACCAGGTTATTATTCCTGATAGCTGCAGGGGAGAGCAGCCCGGCAGGAATGGTGCCTGGCAAACAGGCAGCACCttggcagctgccaggagagaggGGCCTGGGCtgccctccccttccctgcctgccagaTGCAAAACTAACTGAATGGATGTGCAGAGAGCCCGGGGCGGCTGGGTGGCCCGGAGAGGAGCTGGCTGATTTGTTTTGGCAGGCAGCATTTAGAGGAAGGCCAGGGTGCAGACAGGCTTCGTCACAGAAGCAGATCAATTAACCCCATACAGCTCCTGTGAGCTGGACTGTGAGCACCCAGCACTGCAaggaggctgctcccagctcttcaGGGTCTCCATCAGAAAGGCTCAGGGACAAGTCTGCAGCCCCCTGTCTTGGGCTCACCGAGCACTGGCCTGGTGGtgcctgcctcagtttctcatTCCCAAGATGGGAGGTGAGCTCTCATCCATTGCCTGtgcaggaggctctgctgctgcctgggtgaGGCACTTAATAACTTAAATCATCATGGGGCAAAGCATCACCACAAGGAAAGGGCAaatccagccagcagcaggctAGTATGAGTGGGGGAAGCAAGTCCCTTAACACCCCCCACACCTTGATCcagcaagggaagaaaacacTGGCTTCCTCCTTGTTTTTTTAAGCCTTTCCTTGTCCGTATTTGCCTTTAACAATTGACATCTTTCCCGTGGAAGAGGCTACCATGGGTGTCTGGGTACATGTGgttctttgctgctgcagcagtgagggcAGGACAGCCTGAGAACAGGGCAGACCCATCCCCTGGTGACAAGGTAGAGTGGTGTCTGCCACCCACAGAGGTTTTAGAGGCTGGACCCTTCACTATCCTTGACATGGGATGGAAGGAAGTGCAAAGCCCAGAAGTAACCCGGGGCCTTGCACCGGGACAGAGGTGTGGGCTCGGCATCTGTCTGCAAAGACCTAGAGGAcacaaagcatgaaaaaaagagGCAGTGGTGAGGGAAGGCAAATGGGCACATTTACTCTGAATCAGAGAAAGGAGAATAGAAGATGGCTGTCAAAAACCAGCCTTGGCTTTCGGGCTGAGAAGGCGGTAGCTGATGGGATGTAACCGCGGTACCCAAACAGAGGCAATGCTGAGCGGGTAGAAATAACTCTGCTCTGGTTTTGGAGCTCCCCAGTGGCTGTGACTCTGTGGCAGGGggaaaatagaaacaaaatgtCCCTCAGAGGCAGAGGACAGAGCTAGCAAGTGGCTGAAGGGATGCCGAGTGCTCCCATGAGCTGCTGTTGGGGCGGGTGGTGAGAGGCAATGCAGATGCTGGGGCAGTAGCAGGTCTGTCCTGGGGGAGACTGGGATGTTCAGAAAGGCAGCTCTGTTCCTTACCCACAGCTACTACAGGGATCTTCACAACACCCTAGCCAGGCTGGGTGTTATGGTTATTTCTCCAGAAacatgttttcttctcttttactGTCAGTAATGTTTTTCCCAGAAGTTCAGAGAAAACAGGAGCAAGAAATGCCCTGAGAACAGATATCCCTTTAAACAGGGAACTATCTTGTTCCTCTGCAATTAAATGTAAGGACATTCGAGCAGTAGGCACTTAAGTCTGGCCTTTCTAGGGACTGACTAAGGGGTAGTAAGAAGAAGAATGAAGCTGAACCTTCCTCTCCCTGAGCCTCTTCTGGGACCCTTGACAGTGGAACACAGGTTTCCTCAAGAGCCATCAGTGCACTGATAGCATTAAGTGGTTCCTGGGGTTACATTTTGGGGTTGCACCTGGCTTTTACACTTCCTTTAAATAACTGAAACATCTAGCAACTTCAGGAATTATCGTTTTCATTATCACAAATAGTATTTTCAATTCCCTGTCATAAAGGTCACTTGCTTCTGGCAGATTCATGCTGTTAATAAAGCAGCATCTCCTTTGTGACCCAAGTCCATGAGACGTTTCAGTATATATCTTAGCACTCCCTAGCATTTCCTCTGGTTTCAGCAGCATAATGCCTACACTGGAAGACAGATATATCCTTGGTACACTTCAATATTGCTGTGAAGCTATGTCCTTCCTCATGCCCTATTTTATTGGTTTCAGCCACATCTGGGAAAACGGGAATGTCTCCCTGGCCTTTTGCATGCTAGCTACAGCCTTCTTGATTTCTTTCTGCAGGGAAATGCTATTTCGTGGTGATAACCATTTGCTAAAAAATGTCCAAAacccccaccccagcaccaAAGAATTTGTGAAGAAAGAAACACATGAAGTCAGGTGAGGGCAGAAACTGTGACATACAAGGCAGGTTCTGTGTGTGACAGGCGTCACAGCCAAGCTCTCTGAACGGGAGTGTGGCAGCATGCCTCATCTTTATTTACCCCCATAGCAGGCCAGATCCTCAACAAACACAGCTTGCTGGGCTACAGCGGGGTCACACAACTCATGGATCCCTCCAGGAGTCATTTCTAGCATGCCAGGCTTCTCAAGGTCAGCCTCCCAGAGTGCAAGCAAGGCACTTGCATCTAATATGTGTGCTGGATGCTGGGGGAGGAGAGATCAacagcaggaccagggaagtTAGAAAAGCCCTAAAGTAACCCtaactccatcccagcacagatAAAAGTATCAGTCCAACAGCAACGCTCTGGATTCAGTTGGTTTTGATCAGAAGCAAATGTTGTGGTCTGATattcagcagctccctcccttcccctttcccagctccaagTGGTAATGAATGATGCATCAGTGCCTGGTGGCAGGAGATCTCACTTCAGTTGTTCAGAGCTTCGTCTCTGGAGACTGCTGGGGTGAGCCAAGTCCTCTGTACCCATTGTGCCATGAGGCAGTAGAtcag
The DNA window shown above is from Camarhynchus parvulus chromosome 5, STF_HiC, whole genome shotgun sequence and carries:
- the IFITM10 gene encoding interferon-induced transmembrane protein 10 isoform X1 translates to MGAPLPALPSSLNSSAEEAEPEAVLSRICSDSPHPSLAERGDTAAATTERTQDPPLGPPCPFEGVAWTPRPPQGPPQGCFACIAKPPALRQASPVLSPSSAVYLMESKSCKGDSLRPAVPCKHSVEKKTMTNPTTVIEIYPDTTEVNDYYLWSIFNFVYLNFCCLGFIALAYSLKVRDKKLLNDLNGAVEDAKTARLFNITSSALATFCIILIFIFLRYPLTDY
- the IFITM10 gene encoding interferon-induced transmembrane protein 10 isoform X2 gives rise to the protein MDGRTGSQRAERGDTAAATTERTQDPPLGPPCPFEGVAWTPRPPQGPPQGCFACIAKPPALRQASPVLSPSSAVYLMESKSCKGDSLRPAVPCKHSVEKKTMTNPTTVIEIYPDTTEVNDYYLWSIFNFVYLNFCCLGFIALAYSLKVRDKKLLNDLNGAVEDAKTARLFNITSSALATFCIILIFIFLRYPLTDY